The proteins below come from a single Prolixibacter sp. NT017 genomic window:
- a CDS encoding glycosyltransferase has protein sequence MKVLFLSQGKQIEDHPGWQDALEKLKLEGEISEFTNLPYIGYAQNHGWEAFYNEVVTKCKQENYDLVYFHYFHLRGKPSPKKCLQKLLALQNRPVIITSCGDGFSDNWRSPGYPNDFKEISQLADITFSTQIGKAADKMLKWGAKNIVYIPHGMCQVRFKAHKINPENHNFDYDVVFIGSRNKGRNFMSRNWKAANERENLVKALHQRYGNKLGLFGNGWNYSSSQGPVPFNKQQHTFMKGRIIVGGNPYSYSDYYASNRPFFEISSGIPTVELSVPRLNKIFRDGDHVYFENNFKDLIKRVDLLLDKDPNELYSQAAQAGQYIEEKHTQYHRMRFKIDTAKRYIQNDYKLNVSFPFFLPEVNLAEEYQFAVKTK, from the coding sequence ATGAAGGTATTATTCCTCTCACAAGGAAAACAAATCGAAGATCACCCAGGGTGGCAAGACGCCTTGGAAAAACTAAAATTAGAGGGTGAGATATCCGAATTTACGAACCTACCCTATATTGGATACGCTCAGAATCATGGGTGGGAGGCATTTTACAACGAAGTTGTGACTAAATGTAAGCAAGAAAATTATGACCTTGTTTATTTTCACTATTTTCACTTAAGAGGTAAACCGTCTCCTAAAAAATGTTTACAAAAATTACTGGCGCTTCAGAACCGTCCTGTCATTATAACGAGCTGCGGAGATGGCTTTTCGGATAATTGGAGGAGCCCTGGCTACCCTAATGATTTTAAAGAGATTTCGCAACTGGCAGATATTACATTCAGCACTCAGATCGGAAAAGCTGCAGACAAAATGCTAAAATGGGGAGCGAAAAATATTGTATATATCCCTCACGGCATGTGTCAGGTACGTTTCAAAGCACACAAAATAAATCCGGAAAACCACAATTTTGACTACGATGTTGTATTTATTGGAAGCAGAAATAAAGGTAGAAACTTCATGTCAAGAAATTGGAAAGCTGCAAACGAAAGAGAGAACTTAGTGAAGGCCCTACATCAAAGATATGGTAATAAACTTGGCTTATTCGGAAATGGCTGGAACTATTCTTCATCTCAGGGGCCAGTTCCTTTTAATAAACAACAACACACCTTCATGAAAGGCCGTATCATTGTCGGCGGCAATCCCTATTCTTATTCCGATTACTATGCATCAAACAGACCATTTTTTGAAATATCCTCAGGAATTCCAACCGTAGAACTTAGCGTTCCTCGCCTTAACAAAATATTTAGAGATGGAGATCATGTCTATTTCGAAAATAATTTCAAAGATTTAATAAAAAGAGTAGACCTACTACTAGACAAAGACCCCAATGAGCTTTATTCCCAAGCTGCCCAAGCCGGTCAATATATAGAAGAAAAGCACACTCAGTACCACCGAATGAGATTTAAAATTGATACAGCAAAGCGATATATACAAAATGACTACAAACTAAATGTTAGTTTTCCAT
- a CDS encoding lipopolysaccharide biosynthesis protein translates to MNTNPSRKKAVKWNLIFQYLSFSLGIIKGFLIVPIYLSYIDKEVYGYWLATGSILVWINIIDPGAGIVLQQKVGYAFGKKNFENLSKLIGTGIIIGTIICGIALAATYSLSFLIPKLIGFESFDQKQLIINAFNLGAIGACFSLIASVLKGINFGMQNTKIPGIIEISSSFSGIVVNVLMLYQGYGLYSIAFMLLINGVLTCLGNLIYLLISTSKKHIQIKYDINDTLHLFREFTYTFFSRLMNTLTSNFDLIVIARFIGPEMVTVVEMTRRPFKIIEGMLYKPSVVLSPAISHLHGENVPEKLHDLLIKYFHYLIWAYCFVISGFILFNKDLVSIWLSKDMFAGNLLSLFIILGISLKGFFAGIGNLNFSLGDIKGSSKTIVFQNLIYVLLVIVLGKLWGINGILLALAPAVLFTSGWYYLWKFYRTEILTHKELNYVVRNISSAIIIAIISYYISNHLNSTSWVQLIISASIYSLLFFAFFYSISTYFRELLIGFLKKIY, encoded by the coding sequence TTGAATACTAATCCAAGCAGAAAAAAAGCAGTAAAGTGGAATTTAATATTTCAATATCTGTCATTTAGTCTTGGGATAATCAAAGGATTCTTGATTGTCCCGATTTATCTAAGCTATATTGATAAAGAAGTATATGGATATTGGCTTGCTACAGGTAGTATATTGGTCTGGATTAACATTATCGACCCGGGAGCAGGCATTGTTTTACAACAGAAAGTTGGCTATGCATTTGGAAAAAAGAATTTTGAAAATCTCAGTAAACTAATTGGCACCGGCATTATAATAGGTACAATTATTTGCGGCATAGCTTTAGCTGCAACTTATTCTCTATCATTCCTAATACCTAAATTAATTGGTTTTGAAAGCTTTGATCAAAAACAACTTATCATTAATGCTTTTAATCTAGGGGCAATTGGAGCATGCTTTAGTTTAATAGCTTCTGTTTTAAAAGGCATCAATTTTGGGATGCAAAACACCAAAATCCCAGGAATCATCGAAATTAGCTCATCATTCTCAGGAATAGTTGTAAACGTGTTGATGCTATATCAGGGGTATGGCTTATATTCAATTGCTTTTATGCTTCTGATAAACGGAGTTCTAACTTGCCTTGGAAATTTAATATACTTGCTTATATCAACATCAAAAAAACATATTCAAATTAAATATGATATTAATGACACCCTTCACTTATTTAGGGAGTTTACTTATACATTCTTTTCAAGATTAATGAATACGCTTACCAGCAATTTTGATTTAATCGTCATTGCTCGCTTTATCGGTCCGGAAATGGTAACCGTAGTGGAAATGACTAGGCGACCATTTAAAATTATCGAGGGCATGCTATATAAACCATCAGTAGTTCTTTCTCCTGCAATATCCCACTTACACGGAGAAAATGTCCCGGAAAAATTACATGACTTATTGATTAAATATTTTCATTATCTGATATGGGCATATTGCTTTGTAATTTCGGGCTTTATTCTGTTCAACAAAGATTTAGTCAGCATATGGTTATCAAAAGACATGTTTGCCGGTAATTTACTGAGCTTATTCATAATACTGGGGATTTCTTTAAAAGGCTTCTTTGCCGGAATAGGAAACCTTAACTTTTCGCTGGGGGATATAAAAGGGAGCAGCAAAACAATCGTTTTTCAAAATCTAATATATGTGCTATTAGTTATAGTTTTAGGAAAATTATGGGGAATCAATGGAATATTATTAGCGCTTGCTCCGGCTGTTTTATTTACTTCTGGATGGTACTATTTATGGAAATTCTACAGAACAGAAATATTGACTCATAAAGAGCTAAATTATGTTGTCAGAAATATCTCTTCTGCAATTATTATCGCCATCATATCTTACTACATCTCAAATCATCTAAATAGCACTTCATGGGTTCAACTAATCATCTCTGCATCTATCTATTCCCTTCTGTTCTTTGCATTTTTTTATTCCATATCTACATATTTTCGTGAATTACTAATAGGCTTTTTAAAAAAAATATACTAA